The following are encoded in a window of Candidatus Poribacteria bacterium genomic DNA:
- a CDS encoding lamin tail domain-containing protein, with protein sequence MKGLVVLSIFATFILAFGIQGVVGAEDDTVPVASRYDIAISEIMYATNADKLPQWIELHNRSGKKVSLEGWEVTIKNHPEDKSVLSTTLTFTLDAKILDRNQVLLLVTEQGPNSGVGAAKGDLRSDRIVILKDLIGGTPGYRLLSQTAFRITLMAAAERTRSRRPSDIAGNLDEIPEWKFPLIAGNQRSSIIRAYDGNNATGHPFDGTAANGWALTAKKGAQYVVQHPTYYGYRSDHGTPGYRARASLPSLPVELSNLPVELSKFRPERKKSSGEVVIRWITESEMNNAGFNIKRSTTRDGEFNVINSAIIPGAGTTSERRSYTYTDKTANPNVVYYYQIECVSVDGTRQTLRMSRLKGFIVPKNRGGPLIL encoded by the coding sequence ATGAAAGGCTTGGTCGTTCTTAGTATATTTGCGACATTCATATTAGCGTTTGGCATCCAAGGGGTTGTCGGTGCTGAAGATGATACCGTTCCAGTAGCTTCAAGGTACGATATCGCCATCAGTGAGATCATGTACGCCACCAACGCCGACAAACTTCCGCAATGGATCGAACTCCACAACAGAAGTGGAAAGAAAGTTAGCCTTGAAGGATGGGAGGTTACAATTAAGAACCACCCAGAAGATAAATCCGTCCTCTCCACCACGCTCACCTTCACTTTAGATGCGAAGATACTTGATAGAAACCAAGTGCTGCTGCTTGTGACTGAGCAGGGTCCCAACTCTGGTGTCGGGGCTGCAAAGGGCGACCTCCGATCAGACCGTATTGTCATCCTAAAAGACCTTATCGGCGGCACCCCCGGTTATCGCCTCTTGAGCCAAACCGCTTTCAGAATCACCCTCATGGCAGCAGCCGAGAGAACACGAAGCAGGAGACCAAGCGACATCGCCGGTAACCTTGATGAAATACCCGAATGGAAGTTTCCGTTGATTGCGGGAAACCAGCGGAGTTCTATTATCCGAGCGTATGACGGTAACAACGCGACGGGGCATCCGTTCGATGGCACGGCAGCAAACGGATGGGCACTTACCGCGAAAAAAGGTGCCCAGTATGTAGTCCAGCATCCTACCTACTACGGATACCGCAGTGATCACGGCACGCCCGGGTATCGCGCACGTGCGTCTTTACCCTCTTTACCCGTAGAACTCTCCAATTTACCCGTGGAACTCTCCAAATTCCGTCCTGAGCGTAAAAAATCCAGCGGTGAAGTCGTTATCAGATGGATAACCGAATCCGAGATGAACAACGCAGGTTTCAATATCAAACGAAGCACAACCAGAGATGGTGAGTTCAATGTCATCAATTCCGCTATCATCCCCGGCGCAGGTACAACCAGCGAAAGGCGATCCTATACCTACACCGATAAGACCGCAAATCCGAATGTCGTCTACTATTACCAAATTGAATGTGTCTCCGTAGACGGGACCCGTCAGACACTCCGTATGAGTCGCCTCAAAGGGTTTATTGTGCCTAAAAACCGAGGAGGGCCCTTGATCTTGTGA
- a CDS encoding DUF5916 domain-containing protein produces MRHRIVLLIFTAIAAANLNVEASKEIRPSFTQEAIEIDGHLSEEVWSQTQVIDDFTQQSPNEGQPTTERTEVRMLYDTEKLYIGFECYDSEPEKIVANEMRRDGRLWQNDNVYIMLDTYGDKRQCFFFRTNALGALSDTAVTDGGENLNGSWDCIWEAAGQQHEKGWTVEIAIPFNQLRFKKKDSMIWGVNFGRNIQRTNETTQWIQVPRSQSWPGTYHPIYQGKLTGLQGIAAPSYFDVKPYLLGGLGRNLEDGDWQRTTERDLGLDMKYGITSNLTLDLTLNTDFAQVEADQEEVNLTRFSLYFPERRDFFLEGSGLFAFGAGIGDFGPPPLSVFYSRSIGIEDEREVRLLGGGKLTGKVGAYSVGALNMTTAASGEIPMTNFSVLRMQRDILSDSTVGFIFTNRQSDFSEDYHRNGGIDLFFRPHDQWRMRAMTVGSWSPDPEERDMAWYLSNNWRNKYFRVNASYLDIGPQFTSKMGFMHRRNIRSLMLDTDYEIQISRYGVREVGTGFAGSYLLDHDNNLIGWDARIGGNMLLDSDDGFSLNVQRSFDRVDESFSVGDAEIPAGDYEMNQVSLRGFTESSRPFAVFGRAEYGDYFHGNRVSFNIDSQWRMTYQLAIETRYQRNWINLPEIDLFTTNVVGTRISYALNTRFFTKLYAQWNDSAERVSANFLLNYIYRPGSDFYLVYDQAWDTSDGFHTHDWTVLSKFTYLFSL; encoded by the coding sequence ATGCGCCACAGAATCGTTCTTCTGATATTCACGGCGATCGCTGCAGCGAACCTAAATGTCGAAGCCAGCAAAGAAATTAGACCGTCGTTCACCCAAGAAGCAATCGAAATTGATGGACACCTCAGCGAAGAAGTCTGGTCTCAGACCCAAGTGATTGACGACTTTACCCAACAATCACCCAACGAAGGGCAACCGACTACCGAACGCACAGAAGTTCGCATGTTGTATGACACTGAAAAACTTTACATCGGGTTTGAATGTTATGATTCCGAACCGGAAAAAATTGTTGCGAATGAAATGCGCCGCGATGGGAGACTCTGGCAAAATGATAACGTTTACATCATGCTCGACACTTACGGTGATAAGCGACAGTGCTTCTTCTTTCGGACGAATGCACTCGGCGCACTATCAGACACCGCCGTCACAGACGGTGGCGAAAACCTCAACGGGAGCTGGGACTGTATCTGGGAAGCTGCTGGACAACAGCACGAGAAAGGCTGGACAGTCGAAATCGCGATTCCGTTTAATCAACTGCGGTTTAAGAAAAAAGATTCGATGATATGGGGTGTGAATTTTGGGCGCAATATCCAACGGACAAACGAGACAACACAGTGGATTCAAGTGCCTCGAAGCCAGAGTTGGCCCGGGACATACCATCCTATATATCAAGGCAAGCTAACGGGACTGCAGGGTATTGCGGCACCATCGTATTTTGATGTCAAACCGTATCTCCTCGGCGGTTTGGGACGAAATCTCGAAGACGGCGATTGGCAGCGTACCACTGAACGCGATCTCGGATTGGACATGAAATATGGTATAACATCGAACCTGACGTTGGACTTAACATTAAATACCGACTTCGCACAGGTAGAAGCGGATCAGGAAGAGGTCAACCTCACACGGTTTAGTCTTTATTTTCCAGAGCGACGCGATTTCTTTCTTGAAGGTAGCGGACTGTTCGCATTCGGTGCAGGCATCGGGGACTTCGGTCCACCGCCGTTGTCGGTTTTCTACAGCCGTAGCATCGGAATCGAAGATGAAAGAGAGGTCCGGCTGCTCGGTGGCGGTAAACTGACGGGAAAAGTCGGGGCTTACAGTGTAGGCGCGCTTAACATGACGACCGCTGCTTCCGGGGAAATTCCTATGACGAACTTTTCTGTGCTAAGGATGCAACGAGACATTCTCAGTGATTCAACCGTCGGCTTCATTTTCACCAATCGGCAGAGCGACTTCAGCGAGGATTATCATCGCAACGGCGGGATAGACCTGTTTTTCAGACCACACGACCAGTGGCGGATGCGAGCGATGACCGTTGGGAGTTGGTCGCCAGATCCAGAAGAACGCGATATGGCATGGTACCTCTCAAATAACTGGCGAAACAAGTATTTTCGCGTTAACGCTTCGTATCTCGACATCGGTCCCCAATTTACAAGTAAAATGGGGTTCATGCATCGAAGGAATATTAGGTCCCTAATGTTGGATACCGATTATGAAATCCAAATCAGTCGGTACGGTGTGCGGGAGGTCGGAACAGGTTTCGCCGGTAGTTATCTATTGGACCATGATAACAACCTCATCGGTTGGGACGCAAGAATTGGCGGAAATATGCTTTTGGACTCCGACGACGGATTTAGCCTTAATGTCCAACGGTCTTTTGACCGCGTTGATGAATCTTTCAGTGTCGGTGATGCCGAGATACCTGCCGGTGACTATGAGATGAACCAGGTTTCACTACGTGGTTTCACTGAGAGTAGTCGCCCGTTTGCCGTATTTGGTCGTGCGGAGTATGGGGACTACTTTCACGGTAACCGTGTGAGTTTTAACATCGATAGTCAGTGGCGGATGACTTATCAACTCGCGATAGAAACTCGATACCAACGCAACTGGATTAACTTGCCCGAAATCGACCTATTTACAACAAACGTTGTCGGGACACGTATCAGTTATGCCTTAAACACCCGTTTCTTTACCAAATTGTATGCGCAGTGGAACGATAGCGCAGAACGGGTCAGCGCGAATTTTTTGCTCAATTACATCTATCGTCCGGGGAGCGATTTTTACCTTGTATACGATCAAGCATGGGATACATCCGACGGCTTCCACACACACGACTGGACAGTCTTGAGCAAGTTTACCTACCTATTTAGTCTATAG
- a CDS encoding tetratricopeptide repeat protein, translating into MEGRSGAATGFFVAPDKIATNIHVVAHPGPVFVKSAEKKRIWTVEGVTAFDVKNDLVLLKIAGGGMPSLLGDSDAVMVGDTVIVTGYPGGKYKVTKGVVHRVRNSDKWLQMEIPLSGGSSGSPVRNSEGQIIGVVSAVEDPYSYVIPSNTLQTLLDRSEPVESLTQWRKREPIRAYIYAVRGQRKYNANHYNEAIMDFNKAIKLYPQKADAYYNRGLAKFTLGDLEFVQGNLEAAWRLYEAGIEDSTQAIKLTPEDVYAYHNRAGGKFRLGQSTANQGNIAEGQRYYRGAIQDWTQVIKLNPELADPYNNLGIAKAILGESKDSQGDIAGAQELYAAAIVDCTQAIRLNPAYAEPYINRGYAQFRLGKTKADHQDLAGAQELYAAAVQDFTEAIQLDPESAYAYGNRGVAKAALGNAEEAIQDFDAAIRINPEYTEIYYDRGRAKEVLGEKKAAQADFEKAKALNPDVGQ; encoded by the coding sequence GTGGAGGGGAGATCAGGGGCTGCTACTGGCTTTTTTGTGGCACCCGACAAAATCGCAACGAACATCCACGTCGTCGCACACCCCGGACCCGTTTTCGTAAAATCCGCTGAGAAAAAGAGAATCTGGACTGTAGAAGGTGTCACGGCGTTTGATGTCAAAAATGATCTCGTTCTCTTAAAAATTGCGGGTGGAGGCATGCCTTCTCTCCTTGGCGACAGCGATGCTGTTATGGTTGGGGATACAGTTATTGTCACAGGCTACCCCGGTGGAAAGTACAAGGTCACAAAGGGCGTCGTCCATCGTGTACGCAACAGCGATAAATGGCTACAGATGGAAATTCCACTTTCTGGCGGCAGCAGCGGCAGTCCTGTACGAAACAGTGAAGGCCAAATTATAGGAGTTGTTTCTGCCGTAGAAGATCCTTACAGTTATGTTATCCCATCAAATACGCTACAAACATTGCTTGACCGATCGGAACCTGTGGAGTCTTTGACACAGTGGCGTAAACGAGAGCCTATTCGTGCCTATATATACGCTGTTCGAGGGCAACGTAAATACAACGCTAATCACTATAATGAAGCCATAATGGATTTCAATAAAGCTATCAAACTGTACCCTCAGAAGGCGGATGCCTACTACAATCGCGGGCTTGCGAAATTCACGCTTGGAGACCTTGAATTCGTCCAAGGAAATCTTGAGGCAGCTTGGCGGTTGTATGAAGCCGGAATTGAAGACAGCACGCAAGCCATCAAACTTACCCCTGAAGATGTCTATGCATACCACAATCGTGCAGGTGGAAAGTTCCGACTCGGTCAATCCACGGCAAATCAAGGAAATATAGCGGAGGGACAACGGTACTATCGCGGGGCGATCCAAGATTGGACGCAAGTTATCAAACTCAATCCAGAACTTGCCGATCCGTATAACAATCTCGGAATAGCAAAGGCGATCCTTGGTGAATCTAAAGACAGTCAGGGCGACATCGCAGGGGCACAGGAATTATATGCTGCGGCGATTGTGGACTGCACCCAAGCAATACGGTTAAACCCAGCGTATGCCGAGCCATATATCAATCGTGGCTATGCACAGTTCCGCCTCGGTAAGACGAAAGCAGATCATCAAGACTTGGCGGGTGCGCAAGAATTGTATGCAGCCGCTGTTCAAGACTTTACCGAAGCAATACAATTGGACCCAGAGAGTGCATACGCCTATGGGAATCGCGGTGTTGCCAAAGCTGCGCTTGGTAACGCTGAAGAGGCGATACAAGACTTTGATGCAGCCATCCGAATTAACCCCGAATATACCGAAATCTACTACGACCGCGGACGCGCAA
- a CDS encoding NAD(P)-dependent oxidoreductase — translation MFSRQLAKRAAENNPIRVGIIGAGKFGAGLVAQLSQMRGMVASAIADINLKHAIGAYTASNIPTDAISHVRNANAMNDAIRSGKRAVTEDGLHIIQSDLIDVVVEATGIPEVGAQMAYHTLMHKKHLVMVNVETDVTVGPFLRRLADNAGVVYTLVDGDQPGVTMNMVEWAKTLGFEIVAAGRGTVFYDDDRAGIPDTVPQRFGFSRELIERRTINFKMFNSFRDGSKAQIEMTSLANMAGLPPDVRGMHEPSVNISDIAEVFSLKKEGGILSRHGVVELANSIATDGKAMLDNPLRMGVFVVIRTEHPFTQEDLAGYNLHSGGDGKNYLLYRPYHLVAVEAPISIAKAVLYGHPTGTPLPTPVADIITVAKRDLKAGEILDGSGGYTVNGLIEKADIAHEENLLPLGLSDGIQLKSDVPQGEAISYDMVALNEDSFVLKLRRLQDATV, via the coding sequence ATGTTCAGTAGACAACTCGCTAAACGCGCAGCGGAAAACAACCCAATTCGTGTCGGTATTATCGGTGCCGGAAAGTTCGGTGCCGGACTGGTTGCGCAGCTTTCACAGATGCGCGGCATGGTCGCGAGCGCGATTGCCGACATCAATCTGAAACATGCTATAGGCGCGTATACAGCCAGTAATATCCCCACCGACGCGATTTCGCATGTTCGGAATGCCAACGCGATGAACGATGCCATCCGCAGCGGTAAACGCGCAGTTACCGAAGACGGGCTGCACATTATTCAGTCTGATCTGATTGATGTGGTTGTGGAAGCAACTGGCATTCCAGAAGTTGGCGCGCAAATGGCGTACCACACACTGATGCACAAGAAACATCTCGTGATGGTCAACGTTGAAACGGATGTCACCGTAGGCCCGTTTCTGAGACGCTTGGCAGACAACGCGGGTGTCGTCTATACACTCGTTGATGGTGATCAACCCGGTGTAACAATGAATATGGTCGAGTGGGCAAAAACCCTCGGTTTTGAGATCGTTGCTGCGGGGAGAGGTACGGTGTTTTATGATGATGATCGCGCGGGGATACCGGACACTGTTCCGCAACGATTCGGGTTCAGTCGAGAGTTGATTGAACGACGCACGATTAACTTTAAGATGTTCAACTCGTTCCGAGATGGGTCGAAGGCACAGATTGAGATGACCTCCTTGGCAAACATGGCAGGTCTGCCACCAGATGTTCGCGGCATGCACGAACCTTCAGTCAACATTTCGGACATCGCTGAGGTCTTCAGTCTAAAAAAAGAAGGCGGCATTTTGAGCCGCCACGGTGTCGTTGAACTTGCAAATAGTATTGCCACGGATGGCAAGGCGATGCTGGACAACCCACTACGGATGGGTGTATTCGTTGTTATTCGGACGGAGCATCCTTTCACGCAAGAAGACCTTGCCGGTTATAACCTGCATTCGGGGGGTGATGGCAAGAACTATCTCCTCTACCGCCCGTACCACCTCGTGGCTGTTGAAGCACCGATTTCGATTGCGAAAGCCGTTCTCTACGGACACCCGACAGGCACACCGCTACCGACACCCGTTGCCGATATTATCACAGTTGCCAAACGTGACCTGAAAGCGGGAGAGATACTCGATGGCAGCGGGGGGTATACAGTCAATGGATTGATTGAGAAAGCGGACATTGCACACGAAGAGAACTTACTCCCCCTCGGTTTGTCGGACGGCATCCAATTAAAATCCGATGTTCCCCAAGGGGAAGCGATCTCTTACGATATGGTAGCATTAAACGAGGACTCCTTCGT
- a CDS encoding GNAT family N-acetyltransferase, protein MIQTGNFACHNIHLETEHLKLRPFRDADFDTAVPFYRDPEFLNAVEESPPEGPITKEYLKKAGKFMRDSGFLFAIVEKSSGRAIGEVCLQWMNLERAKIEGEKVMRLPIGIWDKTLWGKGYGKEVVRRLMAHAFEKLEIDRFCPVDVPVDNVRSQALWRSLGLTVSREADGGKMLDFEITRAEYQRIHGSLT, encoded by the coding sequence ATGATACAAACAGGAAACTTTGCATGCCATAATATTCACTTGGAGACCGAACATCTGAAACTGCGACCCTTTAGGGATGCCGATTTTGATACTGCTGTCCCTTTCTATAGAGATCCGGAATTTCTAAACGCGGTTGAGGAATCCCCGCCTGAGGGACCCATCACAAAGGAATATCTCAAAAAAGCCGGTAAATTCATGAGAGATAGCGGATTTCTGTTCGCAATCGTCGAAAAATCGAGTGGACGCGCCATTGGCGAGGTATGTTTGCAGTGGATGAATTTGGAACGGGCAAAAATTGAGGGCGAAAAAGTGATGCGTTTACCCATCGGGATTTGGGACAAAACACTGTGGGGTAAAGGCTACGGCAAAGAGGTCGTGCGACGTTTGATGGCGCATGCCTTTGAAAAACTGGAAATAGATCGGTTCTGTCCAGTGGACGTTCCTGTGGACAATGTCCGTTCACAAGCATTGTGGCGATCTCTTGGACTAACTGTTTCGCGAGAAGCAGATGGCGGAAAGATGTTAGACTTTGAAATCACACGAGCAGAATATCAGAGAATCCATGGAAGCCTCACTTGA